Proteins from a genomic interval of Amphiura filiformis chromosome 9, Afil_fr2py, whole genome shotgun sequence:
- the LOC140160935 gene encoding uncharacterized protein: MRQDTTTSLLLQQACDGNVTMVTMKSILGIYRITCLLLQQACVGNVTMVTMTSIFGIYRITCVLIVPGTSLVLAVNHAPTCHSKTYQMFQAFKDCFKNTQEQYLLGTLDQHTEQRSIMTKIVVIHFFN; encoded by the exons ATGAGACAGGACACCACTACCAG CCTATTACTACAGCAAGCATGTGATGgcaatgttaccatggttaccatgaAAAGTATCTTAGGAATTTACAGAATTACCTG CTTATTACTACAGCAAGCATGTGTTGgcaatgttaccatggttaccatgaCAAGTATCTTCGGAATTTACAGAATTACCTG TGTTTTGATTGTGCCTGGTACATCTCTAGTTCTTGCAGTCAACCATGCGCCCACGTGTCACAGCAAAACCTATCAAATGTTCCAAGCATTTAAGGACTGCTTCAAAAACACCCAAGAACAATATCTCCTTGGAACACTGGATCAACATACAGAACAGCGAAGCATAATGACAAAAATAGTAGTAATTCACTTTTTTAATTGA